The sequence TAGCTCAGTATTGGCTCCGCTCATCCGGCATGGGTTTATTGATTGGATGATCAGCACAGGTGCCAACCTCTATCACGACATTCACTACGGGTTGGGGTTGGATTTGTACTCTAGTCAGCCATTCCTTGATGACGTGAAACTTCGTCAAGAGGGGCGGATCCGAATCTATGACATTGTCTTTGACTATGATGTGTTGCTAGAAACGGATGCCTTTGTCCGAGAGGTGATCAAAGCAGAACCCTTCCAAAAGCGGATGAGCACCGCAGAGTTTCATCACTTGCTAGGTCAATATGTTTGGGAGATGGAAAAACAACTGGGGGTCACTAATTCTTCCCTCTTGGCAACGGCCTTCGAGTGTGGCGTGCCAATTTATACCTCATCCCCTGGAGATAGCTCTATTGGCATGAATATAGCAGCAATGGCACTGGAGGGCAACAAGTTGGTGCTGGATCCATCGCTAGATGTGAATGAAACGGCAGCGATCGCCTATGCTGCGCGTGAGTCTGGTATTCCTGGTGTGGAAGGCCGGAGTGCAGCCGTGATTATTGGTGGAGGCAGCCCCAAAAACTTCTTACTGCAAACTCAGCCTCAGCTTCATGAGGTACTTGGTCTGGAGGAGCGGGGACATGATTACTTTATCCAAATCACAGATGCGCGGCCAGACACAGGTGGTTTATCAGGAGCGACTCCCAGTGAAGCGGTCAGTTGGGGCAAGGTGGATCCAGACGAACTGCCCAATACGATCGTTTGCTACACCGATAGCACAATCGCCTTACCCATTATAGCTGCCTACGTAATCAACCAAACACAGCCCCGTGGATTAAAGCGGTTGTACGATCGTCGTCAAGCCATGCTAAATCAGCTCTATACTGCCTATAAGGCAGCCCAGGCAGAGCCGTTATCCACAAAAATTCCAACCCTGTCTAGTCTGACAATGCCTGAACCCGTGGCTACCTATCCCTGTGGCACACCAATCCGTCGCCGCTAGCCCATCCTGAAGCATGATCGGGGCAATCACTCAGTTGCCCCGATTGGACTGTTAGGGATCTCGGCCAACCCACCTATAGACCCAAAGTCGCATAGCTGAGCTGTTTAGCTGTCTCGAAGAAAAAGGCGGCATTGTCCTCTGGGGTATTTTGCAGGATGCCATGCCCCA comes from Cyanobacteriota bacterium and encodes:
- the speY gene encoding deoxyhypusine synthase, whose protein sequence is MPAEISVTDLIDQYFTAYNSARLREICHLLSRDVMQPGVTVGLSLSGAMTPAGLGSSVLAPLIRHGFIDWMISTGANLYHDIHYGLGLDLYSSQPFLDDVKLRQEGRIRIYDIVFDYDVLLETDAFVREVIKAEPFQKRMSTAEFHHLLGQYVWEMEKQLGVTNSSLLATAFECGVPIYTSSPGDSSIGMNIAAMALEGNKLVLDPSLDVNETAAIAYAARESGIPGVEGRSAAVIIGGGSPKNFLLQTQPQLHEVLGLEERGHDYFIQITDARPDTGGLSGATPSEAVSWGKVDPDELPNTIVCYTDSTIALPIIAAYVINQTQPRGLKRLYDRRQAMLNQLYTAYKAAQAEPLSTKIPTLSSLTMPEPVATYPCGTPIRRR